The window CGCCGAGCTCGGGACCGTGGAGTCGAACCCCACGATCGACGGGCGCAACATGGTGATGATCATCAGCCCGCTGAAGAACAAGTCCGAGGCCAAGGCCGAGGCAAACGCACAACGTGCCGCAACGAAGGCCCGCGCCCAGGGGCGCGACCAGGATGCGGTTGCTGACGCAGCCGATGCTGCTCAGTCCGATGAGAGTTCGCCCGCCCAGGCGACGAACGAGGAGAAGTAATGCCCAAGCAGAAGACCCACTCCGGCGCCAAGAAGCGCTTCAAGATCACCGGCAGCGGCAAGGTCATGAAGCAGCAGTCCGGCATGCGCCACAACCTGGAGCTCAAGTCCAGCCGTCGCACCCGCCGGCTGAACCAGGACCAGGTCGTCCCCGAGGTGGACGCCAAGGTCATCCGCCGGATGCTCGGCAAGTAACGACTCGACACGCACTTTTAAGAAGGAAATCGACTAATGGCAAGAGTGAAGAGGGCCGTCAACGCCCACAAGAAGCGTCGGGTCATCCTCGAGCGCGCCGAGGGCTACCGCGGGCAGCGGTCGCGCCTCTACCGCAAGGCTAAGGAGCAGGTCACCCACTCCCTGGTCTACTCGTACAACGACCGCCGCAAGCGCAAGGGCGACTTCCGTCGTCTGTGGATCCAGCGGATCAACGCGGCCTCCCGTGCCAACGGCCTCACCTACAACCGCTTCATCCAGGGCCTGGGCCTGGCGGGCGTCGAGGTGGACCGTCGCATCCTCGCCGACCTGGCCGTGACCGAGCCCGCGACCTTCGCGGCGCTCGTCGAGACCGCCAAGAAGGCGCTGCCGGCCGACACGTCGGCCCCGAAGGCGGACGCCGCGGCGTAACACCCGGACACACGGAACGGCCCGGTCGACAGCAGTCGACCGGGCCGTTCCGTGTGTCCGGGGCTCAGTCGTCGGAGCCGTGGCCGCCGGAGCCGTGGTCGTCGCCGATGTCGTGTGTGGCGGGGTCGTCGGCGCCGTGGTCGTCGCCGATGTCGTGTGTGGCGGGGTCGTCGGCGCCGTGGTCGTCGCCGGGGAGCGGGACCGCGCTCGGCGGGTCGCTGGGCGTCGGCCGCGCGATGCGGTCCTCCACCGTGGGACTCGGCGTCCCCGTCGGCTGCACGACCCGTACGTCGTCGCCCCCTCCGTCGCCGGTCGCCGCGACCGCCGCCGCTGTGCCGAGCCCGAGGGCGAGGGCCGCGCCGCCCGCGATCAGTGCCGCTCGTCCGAGTGTTCTCATCGTTCAGCCTCCATCCGCTTTCCCTTAACACGAGACGCAGCGCCGTTCGGATCACCGGCCCCATATGCTGGTGCCATGCTGGACAACCCGCGCTCACCGCGCGTCAGGGCCGTCGCCAAGCTCGCCAAGCGCTCCGCCCGTTCCGAGACGGGGCTGTTCCTGCTCGAAGGGCCGCAGGCCGTGTCCGAGGCGCTGACCTTCCGGCCGGATCTCATGGTCGACCTGTTCGCGACGCCGACGGCGCTGGAGCGGTACCCGGAGATCGCGCGCGCGGCCGAGGACGCCGACGTGGAGGTCGAGTTCGTCTCCGAGCACGTGCTGGACGCCATGGCCGACACCATCACGCCCCAGGGCTTCGTGGCCGTCGCGCGCCAGTTCCCGACGTCCATCCGCGACATCTTCTCCGACTCCTCCAAGCTGGTGGCCGTGCTGGAGGAGGTCAGGGACCCGGGCAACGCCGGGACCATCATCCGCGCGGCCGACTCGGCCGGTGCGGACGCCGTCGTGCTGACCGGTCGCACCGTCGACCTGTACAACCCGAAGGTGGTCCGCTCGACCAGCGGGTCGCTGTTCCACGTCCCCGTCGCGGTGGGCGCCGATCTCGCCGACGTGATCGGCCGTGCGCACTCGGCCGGGCTGCAGGTGCTCGCCGCCGACATCAAGGGGGAGGACCTCCTCGCCGCCCGCCGTGACGGCGAGCTCGCCCGGCCGACCGCCTGGGTGTTCGGCAACGAGGCGCACGGTCTGGAGGACGAGCTGCTCGCTCTCGTGGACCGCGTCGTGACCGTTCCGATCTACGGCCGCGCCGAGTCGATGAACCTGGCGACGGCGGCGTCGGTCTGCCTCTACGAGTCCGCGTTCGCGCAGCGCGCCTGACCGCATCCCTCCACAGCAGACGGCCTCAGACGGCTCATCCACCGTTCTGCACCGGTCCGGGAGGCGGTTCGAGCGCCGACTAGACTGGGTGACCGTGTCAGATACCACGGAGATCACCGAATCCGCCGTCGCGGCAGCGGTGGATGCGGCCCTCGCCGCCATCGACGCCGCCAGCGACTCGGCGGCCCTGAAGACGGTGCGCCACGACCACACGGCGGAAGGCTCGCCGCTCGCCCGCCTGAACGCGGGCATCCGCTCGCTCCCCGGCGACCAGAAGGCCGCGGCGGGCAAGCTGGTCGGCGGCGCCCGCGCGCGCGTCAACCAGGCGTTCGCCGCCAAGGAGGCCGAGATCGCCTCCGCAGAGGAGGCCGCGCAGCTCGCCGCCGAGACGGTCGACGTCACGGCGCTGCCCTCGCGCTGGACGCCCGGCGCACGCCACCCCCTGAGTCTGCTGCAGGAGCGCATCGCCGACGTCTTCGTCGGCATGGGCTGGGAGGTCGCGGAAGGCCCCGAGCTCGAGAGCGAGTGGTACAACTTCGACGCGCTCAACTTCGACGCCGACCACCCGGCGCGCGCGATGCAGGACACCTTCTTCGTCGAGCCGACGGATGCGCACCTGGTGATGCGCACGCACACCTCGCCGGTGCAGCTGCGCGCCCTGCTGGGCGACGAGCTGCCGGTGTACCGGATCGCGCCGGGCCGCGTGTTCCGCACCGACGAGTTCGACGCGACCCACCTGCCCGTGTTCCACCAGACGGAGGGCATCGCGGTCGACAAGGGCCTCACGATGGCGCACCTGCGCGGCACCCTCGACCACTTCGTGAAGTCGCTGTTCGGCGACGAGGCGCGCGTGCGCCTGCGCCCCAACTACTTCCCGTTCACCGAGCCCAGCGCCGAGCTCGACTTGTGGCATCCCTCGTTCAAGGGCGGCGCCCGGTGGATCGAGTGGGGCGGCTGCGGCATGGTCAACCCGAACGTGCTGCGCTCCGCGGGCATCGACCCCGACGTGTACTCGGGCTTCGCGTTCGGCATGGGCGTCGAGCGCGCCCTGATGTTCCGGAACGACGTCAAGGACATGCGCGACATGGCCGAGGGCGATGTCCGGTTCTCCCAGCAGTTCGGAATGGTGGTCTGATGCGCGTCCCCCTGAGTTGGCTCGGCGAGTTCGTCGACCTGGAGCCCGGAACGACCCCGGAGGAGGTGCATGCCGCCCTCGTGTCCGTCGGGCTCGAGGAGGAGGACATCCACACCTTCGAGCTCAGCGGGCCGATCGTCGTCGGCCAGGTGCTCGAGTTCGTCGAGGAGCCGCAGAGCAACGGCAAGACCATCCGCTGGTGCCAGGTCCGCGTCGCGCCCGAGGGTGAGACCGCGGCCGACGGCGGCGCCGACGTGCGCGGCATCGTCTGCGGAGCCCGCAACTTCTTCGAGGGCGACAAGGTCGTCGTGACGCTCCCGGGTGCGGTGCTGCCCGGGCCGTTCCCGATCGCCGCCCGCAAGACCTACGGTCACATCTCCGACGGCATGATCGCGTCGGCGCGCGAGCTCGGTCTGGGCGAGGAGCACGACGGCATCCTGCGGCTCGCGACGCTCGGGCTCGACCCCGAGGTCGGCACCGACGCGGTGTCGCTGCTGGGGCTCGACGACGCGGCCGTCGAGGTGAACGTCACGCCCGATCGCGGCTACGCGTTCTCCATCCGCGGCATCGCACGCGAGTACTCGCACGCGACGGGCGCGGCGTTCCGCGACCCCGCGGAGGCCGTACCGGTGAGCACGGGGGATGCGCACGCGAGCGGCTTCAGCGTGACGATCGAGGACACCGCACCGATCCGCGGCCGGGTGGGGGCGAGCGTGTTCGTCACCCGCGTCGTCCGCGACGTCGACGGCTCCCGTCGCACCCCCGCGTGGATGATCGCGCGCCTCAAGCTCGCCGGCATCCGCTCGATCTCGCTGATCGTCGACATCACCAACTACGTGATGCTCGAGCTCGGCCAGCCGATCCACGGCTACGACCTGGACAGGCTGTCGGGCGGCATCGTGGTGCGCCGGGCGACGCCCGGCGAGACCCTGGTCACGCTCGACGACCAGACGAGGAAGCTCGACCCCGAAGACCTGGTGATCGCCGACGACTCCGGCGCGATCGGCCTCGCCGGCGTCATGGGCGGAGCCTCGACGGAGATCCGCGAGGGCACGCGCAACGTGCTGATCGAGGCGGCGAACTTCGACCCGGTGTCCATCGCACGCACGGCCCGCCGTCACAAACTCCCGAGCGAGGCGTCCAAGCGGTTCGAGCGCGGCGTCGACCCGCAGGTGGCCGTCGCCGCGGCGGCCCGCGTCGTGCAGCTGCTCGAGCAGCTCGCGGGCGGCCACGCCGACGAGCTCGGCTCGCTCCTCGACGCCTCGGAGGAGGCGGACGCCATCCGGCTTCCGGAGGGCTACATCTCCTCGCTGATCGGCGTCGACTTCTCCGACGACGAGGTGCGCGGTGCGCTCGCCGAGATCGGCGGCACGGTCACCGAGACCGAGGGCGGCCTGCTCGTGGTCCCGCCCACGTGGCGTCCGGACCTGCGCGACAAGTCCGACCTGGCGGAGGAGGTCGCCCGCATCCTCGGGTACGACCGCATCCCTTCCGTCCTGCCGGTGGCTCCTCCCGGCCGTGGCCTCACGCGCGAGCAGCGGCTGCGCCGCGCCGTCGCGCAGACGCTCGCGGACAACGGCGCCACCGAGGTGCTGTCGTTCCCGTTCGTCAGCGAGGCCCAGAACGACCGCTTCGGCCTGCCCGAGGTGTCCGGCCACGTGCCCGCCGTCCGCCTGGCCAACGCCCTCGACGCGACCGCCCCGTA is drawn from Leifsonia shinshuensis and contains these coding sequences:
- the rpmI gene encoding 50S ribosomal protein L35; its protein translation is MPKQKTHSGAKKRFKITGSGKVMKQQSGMRHNLELKSSRRTRRLNQDQVVPEVDAKVIRRMLGK
- the rplT gene encoding 50S ribosomal protein L20 produces the protein MARVKRAVNAHKKRRVILERAEGYRGQRSRLYRKAKEQVTHSLVYSYNDRRKRKGDFRRLWIQRINAASRANGLTYNRFIQGLGLAGVEVDRRILADLAVTEPATFAALVETAKKALPADTSAPKADAAA
- a CDS encoding RNA methyltransferase, whose protein sequence is MLDNPRSPRVRAVAKLAKRSARSETGLFLLEGPQAVSEALTFRPDLMVDLFATPTALERYPEIARAAEDADVEVEFVSEHVLDAMADTITPQGFVAVARQFPTSIRDIFSDSSKLVAVLEEVRDPGNAGTIIRAADSAGADAVVLTGRTVDLYNPKVVRSTSGSLFHVPVAVGADLADVIGRAHSAGLQVLAADIKGEDLLAARRDGELARPTAWVFGNEAHGLEDELLALVDRVVTVPIYGRAESMNLATAASVCLYESAFAQRA
- the pheS gene encoding phenylalanine--tRNA ligase subunit alpha, which translates into the protein MSDTTEITESAVAAAVDAALAAIDAASDSAALKTVRHDHTAEGSPLARLNAGIRSLPGDQKAAAGKLVGGARARVNQAFAAKEAEIASAEEAAQLAAETVDVTALPSRWTPGARHPLSLLQERIADVFVGMGWEVAEGPELESEWYNFDALNFDADHPARAMQDTFFVEPTDAHLVMRTHTSPVQLRALLGDELPVYRIAPGRVFRTDEFDATHLPVFHQTEGIAVDKGLTMAHLRGTLDHFVKSLFGDEARVRLRPNYFPFTEPSAELDLWHPSFKGGARWIEWGGCGMVNPNVLRSAGIDPDVYSGFAFGMGVERALMFRNDVKDMRDMAEGDVRFSQQFGMVV
- the pheT gene encoding phenylalanine--tRNA ligase subunit beta, which codes for MRVPLSWLGEFVDLEPGTTPEEVHAALVSVGLEEEDIHTFELSGPIVVGQVLEFVEEPQSNGKTIRWCQVRVAPEGETAADGGADVRGIVCGARNFFEGDKVVVTLPGAVLPGPFPIAARKTYGHISDGMIASARELGLGEEHDGILRLATLGLDPEVGTDAVSLLGLDDAAVEVNVTPDRGYAFSIRGIAREYSHATGAAFRDPAEAVPVSTGDAHASGFSVTIEDTAPIRGRVGASVFVTRVVRDVDGSRRTPAWMIARLKLAGIRSISLIVDITNYVMLELGQPIHGYDLDRLSGGIVVRRATPGETLVTLDDQTRKLDPEDLVIADDSGAIGLAGVMGGASTEIREGTRNVLIEAANFDPVSIARTARRHKLPSEASKRFERGVDPQVAVAAAARVVQLLEQLAGGHADELGSLLDASEEADAIRLPEGYISSLIGVDFSDDEVRGALAEIGGTVTETEGGLLVVPPTWRPDLRDKSDLAEEVARILGYDRIPSVLPVAPPGRGLTREQRLRRAVAQTLADNGATEVLSFPFVSEAQNDRFGLPEVSGHVPAVRLANALDATAPYLRTSLLPGLLDIAKRNLARGLVDLRVYELGTVFRPSDGSIGSETLPPGAALPGPDILAGLNAGIPAQPRHLAGLVVGDAVEKQPETPPVPAGLVDALDMVRQTAAAVGVTVDLEQSSHQALHPGRTARLLALGADGSSTPVGYAGELLPALAHELDLPRVVAVFELDLDALISVAPPEVVAGVIAGFPAATQDLSLVVPLDVPAGDVLRAVREGAGPLLEDIRLVDDYRGPGLPEGRKSLTFALRFRADDRTLTAAQASEAKLAGSARAGDLFGATIRE